In Oncorhynchus gorbuscha isolate QuinsamMale2020 ecotype Even-year linkage group LG26, OgorEven_v1.0, whole genome shotgun sequence, the DNA window actgcggcaaaggtgattctaacatgtattgactcagggggttgaatacttatctaatatATTTTGGTTTTTGTTTTCCATAATTTGCTTTGAAAAAGTTATAATTTTTCTTCCAATTTAAAATTAGACTGTGTAGATCATTAACAAATGACAATTAAATAAATGTTAagcccactttgtaacacaacaaaatttaaaatttaaaaaagcaCTGTATCCCTGTATTCTAAACTCTGATGGAGTGGATCTCTGTGTATGACGGGACTGTTTTTACCCGGTGACTCAGGTCTCTGCTCTCTACCGCGCATTGATGGTGAATCTGATATGTATGAATTGTAATATATTTCCTTCTAAGATAAAACCAACTCTGATGGAGGGAGAAGTCCATTTACTGACAATCATAGTCAAGttcgctcaaacacacacacacacacacacacacatccaaacacacactcacacatacacacatccaaacacacagggTGGACGTGTGAAgcctctgtcacacacaccacacccaaaacaccagtctctctGCCTCACACACATGAATAAGCAAACACAAACAAATAGCCAACACACCAAATAGAGTATTTTGTATTCAACTGACTTTGCAGGTTTGTATAGAGATACAATATCAACAGAAATATCCAGAATAGCAATAGTGCATTCAACTACTGTGCCAAATATGTAAGGATatgcaggtaactgccaaaataaaggaaacacttgagtaaatgagtgaTACAAACTATAGCCTTCTGAGACCCAGCAATTCATGTTGTCCTCTAGTGGACATCAGTTCTTGGTCCTTATCTCTGAGGCCATACAAGCCACCCTATTAAGTCCTGTTGTCACTTTGAGAGGACATTCTGGGCTTATAAATTTTATCACGTGTTCGGGTGTGACCTTGACAACCTTACTGGTTCTTTAAAAAAGGCTTTAGTCAAAATTAGCTTATTTTATGGAATTCAGATTTGTGAGTTTGATATTAAAATTGTTTCTAGTAAGTGAATATCTCAGGAATAGTTAAGTGAGTTGTCAGGACTGTAAtactccaatttgtaagtcgctctggataagagcgtctgctaaatgacttaaatgtaatgtaaatgtacttttgcACATTAAATAAGAGCTTatcaagaaatgtcctctgtagtggacaccTGGATGGCGCAACTATGTTTTTTATGTAACGATGATCGTTGTTAGAAGGATTGGACCATGGTGCCGCGTGGAAGGCGTTCATCATGTTTATTAATGTGAAccagcaacaaaacaataaagagtaACAAAACTAATGTGCAGCTTTGTAGTGCAAAAAGgctacaatacaaaaacaagatcccacacacaacaggtggaaaaaggctgcctaaatatgatccccaatcagagtcaatgatagacagctgcctctgattgagaaccataccaggccaacgtagtcacaccctgacctaaccaaatagagaaataaaaggatctctaaggtcagggcgtgacattttacctacccattgactgtaatgttccTATTTATGTCCTAATGACAACTACAGAAGACAATTTAGCATTTACAAtaaaagataaataacaatatatatattttttaaagttctTGGTAATCTTCCCCCCCCACTCCAAACACTTATGTCTCAGGAggatattgaaagcaggtgcttccacacaggtttAGTTCCTGAGTTATTTAAGtgattaacatcccatcatgcttatcATGCATAAAAATGTTGCCCAGTTGCCCACTCGggcagtctaaggcactacatctcagtgctagaggcatcattacagaccctggtttgattccaggctgtatcacaaccggccgtaattgggagtcccatagggtggcgcacaattggctcagtgtcgtccgggttagggtctGGCCGAGGtaagctgtcattgtaaacaaaaatttgttcttaactgacttgcctagttaaataaaggttaaataaaataaaatatgtttGGGCTAcaatggctagaagaagagatttCAGTGACTTCAAAAGAGGGATCTCAAAGGAGCATTGGGGTttaataaagtgtgtgtgtgtgtgtgtgtgtgtgtgtgtgtgtgtgtgtgtgtgtgtgtgtgtgtgtgtgtgtgtgtgtgtgtgtgtgtgtgtgtgtgtgtgtgtgtgtgtgtgtgtgtgtgtgtgtgtgtgtgtgtgtgtgtgtgtgtgtgtgtgtgttaccagatctcaacccaattgaacacttatgaaagattctggagcagcgcctgagacagcattttataccaccaacaaaacaccaaatgattgAATTTCTCATGAAAGAATGttgttgcatccctccaatagagttccggACACTTGTAGCATCTATGCCAAGGATAATTAaagctgttctggcagctcatggtggcccaacgccctgttaagacactttatgttggtgttttacAATATCTTGGCAGTTATCTGCATATAAGGATAGAGGTGAATTAAACATGAATTTAGATGCACGTGCTTATCATATATGAGGCAGAATAATCTGCACAATCCTCTGTCTCTTGCAGCTGCGATTCACACTCTCATGAGATTTTCTCTCTCGACTTGACACATCCCTTTCACATCCGCTCTGGTTCCCATCACTGCAAGGTCGCACCCATCCAGTCCCAGCATTGGTTTTTCTAACCTCTCTAGGCCAGCACAAATAGACATACACACtaagaaacacactgctgtgtacAATAGCTACATTATATTGGCCATCTCCCTCCATGTAGTTACTGTAAGCCTTCTAAAACTCCCCCTGACAcagataccacacacacacacacacctgcaaaaTGGAACAAATAGAAGTTCAATAACATCAAACAAATGGAAAATCCAAAAACACAATCCCATGCTGTTACTGCACAGTAGCCTACCTATGTGTGATCACCAGGACAAGACAATGGACCAAGAAATACATTTCCTCCCACATTCATTTAGTGACTCTTCCACATAGTTAGAAGCCTATAGTTGCGGTGCTTGACACTCTGGGAGTCTTTGCCTAATCATCAATGACCCCTGGTGGATATGGAGCACCAATGCATCTTATTGTGCATCTTATCGTGTGTGtcgatactatatatatatatatatatatatatatatatatatatatatatatatatatgtgtgagttTGTACGCATGAAATCACCCCAGAATCGACCAAAAAGAGATTTTATTTAGATGTACATATTTGCTAGAGGCAAAATATACGCTCCAGTATGGAAAATAAGATATTATTGGGTTGGatgacacacacactggggttggGGTGGACAGCGGATCTGTCTCATGCAGAAGGCATCTTGCCGTGAACCCGGAAGCGATACACACATGTGTAGTCCTGGTGACCCCAGTTGCTGATGATACGGAGCTCCACATAACGATAGACACGGTTAGGGTTCTGAGAGAGAGAAGTCCACTGTTATAATCAAAGCGTCAAAATGATTATATCAGCCCGCCTGTTGCACAAACAATCACCCCAAAAGTTAAACTGCTTAAAGCCAAATGAAATTGAAATAATCTGTGTCAATGTCTGGAATCATGTTATCTGTATCTCTACCATGTGTATCCCCACAGGGCACAGATGTCAAGtcaacgtctattccactttGGTTCAACATAATTTTATTGAAATGACGTttaaacaatgttgattcaaccagtgtgtgcccagtgggtctcTACCATGTGTATCTCTAATATGTCTTTGTTAGTGTCTGACTCACAGGCAGTTTAAATGTCTGGATAGGATCCCCAGCTTGGTTAAACATGAAAGTCCCGAGCAGGGTTCCCTCTTCACTGTCAGTAGTTATGCCCTACAGacaccgagcgagagagagagagagagagagagcaagagagagagagttaattaAAGGTACTCAGCATAACACTCCAAAAACATTCCTGTGTGGTTATGATCAAATATACAGGGGTCAGAGGTGACTCACGTAGACAGCAAAGTCCTTAGGAGCGCTGTCTATATGTCCAGTGGGAGAGACGGCAGTGGAGATGTGCTCCATGGTAACGTGGGTGACGTGGACAGGGTGAGACAGAGCCACAGTCATGGTGCCCTGGGCCCCGTGGAAAGGCCAACACTTACCAGGCTGCACCAGCTGGCCctttggagaggagagaaagggaagagtaGGGGGGAAGCAAGACAGAGGCGTGTCAGGCTGACAGTGATCTTTAAAGTGCATTCAATCATGgtcacattacattacagtttacaaaggaaggagagagagagagagagagagagagagagagagagagagagagagagagagagagagagagagagagagagagagagagagagagagagagagagagagagagagagagagagagagagagagagagagagagagagagagagagatacttacCTGAATTACAGTCCGGGGGCTCTCTGATGGAGACCACAGGGGAATCCCCAGGAAACTCACTCGGGCCGAACCGGTCTTATATGTCTCAGAGCAACGACTGGTTACAATGCtggcacctacacacagacacacacacagtgagctctgAGCATATTCAATAATATAGTCTATACCAGGGATCAtaaactagattcagccgtgggCAGATTTTTTTGTGAGTGGATGATCGAGGGGCTGGAACATAAAATAAttccaaacagatataatatttgacaaaaacatgatcacttcaaaccttgcttacattggtatacgatcacgtgtctctctattatgcgtgggaatacttgggaacagatttattttaggtcatttgcacacactgtatatagacttcctttttatctattgtgttattgactgtatgtgtcAGGATTGTTCcggttttggccactagatgcccccattgtgctttttacCCTTTTCTCTTAGAATTACTTTTGATgttgtggatttatatttttgcctgaaGAGCTTTCCTTTTTACTTTATTAAAacagtctcaagtactgctgtgtctgcctcatcttctgggttctgccgactattagtggctcagtttgctaagtgactgtttctcacaccgGAGACCCGAGTTTGTAACCCGGTCTTGACAGTAcatacgcttgtttattccaggtGTAACATGGGTTGCAACTGTGACCTTCTTTGGCCAGGATCAGTCACAAACCTTGGGACTCGAGTGCGAAGTTGGGCATTTTGTCAGCCAGTGGACGACTGCAGTCTTTCACCACCTGTTTCACATCCTGTCTCTCatcctgacacacacaaacatagattTACACACAATTATATCACATTTCCTGTTCATATTTGGGGCAAATAATACAAAATATCCCAAAAATAAACATCTAcattgccttgcaaaagtattcatccccttggcgtttttcctattttgttgcattacaacctgtaatttaaattgatttttatttggatttaatgtaatggaaatacacaaaatagtccaaattggttaagtgaaatgagaaaaaaaaaatatttcaaaaaataaaaaaaattaaaaatggaaaagtggtttgtgcatatgtattcacacaCTTTGCTATGAAGCCACTAAATATGATATGgtacaaccaattaccttcagaagtcacataattagttaaataaagtccacctgtgtgcaatctaagtgtcacatgatcccagtatatatacacctgttccgaaaggccccagagtctgcaacaccgccaagcggcaccatgaagaccaaggagctctccaaacaggtcagggacgaAGTAGTGGAGAAGTAcatatcagggttgggttataaaaacatATCCAAAACTTtcaacatcccacagagcaccattaaattgATTACAACTTAATGGGAAAAATATGGCacgacaacaaacctgccaagagagggccgcccaccaaaactcatggaccaggcaaggagggcattaatcagagaggagaggaaacaaagagaccaaagataaccctgaaggagctgcaaagctccacagcagagattggagaaTCTGTCCATTGGCCCAATTTAAGCCGCACTCTTCACAgtgctgggctttacggaagagtggccagaaaaaaagccattgcttaaagaaaaaaataagcaaacacgtttggtgttcgccaaaaggcatgtgggagactcctaAAACTTATGGAAGTTTGGTCAGATTAgacaaaaatgtagctttttggccatcaaggaaaactcttatgtctggcgcaaacccaacacctctcatcaccccgagaacatcatccccacagtgaagcatgctggtggcagcatcatgctgtgtggatgtttttaatCTGCAATGACTGGGAAaatggtcagaattgaaggaatgatggatggtgcaaaatacagggaaattattgaggaAAACCTGtgtcagtcttccagagatttgagactgggatggagattcaccttccagcaagacaatggcCCTAattatactgctaaagcaacacttgagtggtttaaggggaaacatttaaatatcttggagtggccaagtcaaagcccagacctcaatccatttgagaatctgtggtatgagttaaatattgctgtacaccagcggaacccaaccaacttgaaggagccggagcagttttgccttgaagaatgagcaaaaatcccagcgggctagatgtgccaagcttatagagacatacccaaagagacttgcagttgtaattgctgctaaaggtggctatacaaagtattgactttgtctgtttcacaataaataaatattttgcttcttcaaagtggtaggcatgatgtgtaaatcaaattatacaaccccccccccaaaatctattttaattccaggttgtaaggcaacaaaataggaaaattgccaaggggggtgaatactttcggaagCCACTGTACCTGGGCCAATCTATCTCTGAGCCATTTGCCCATGGCCTCTATGAACTCAGGGGTCAGGTGTGTGTTGGTTGGTGTCAGAGTGGGAGGAGGCTGGTTCTTTATAGAGGTCACCTGATGCTGCAgctacagaaacagagagatcaCATATATTATGAAAtaaagggtttgtgtgtgtgtgtgtgtgtgtgtgtgtgtgtgtgtgtgtgtgtgtgtgtgtgtgtgtgtgtgtgtgtgtgtgtgtgtgtgtgtgtgtgtgtgtgtgtgtgtgtgtgtgtgtgtgtgtgtgtgtgtgtgtgtgtgttaccgtgtcGCTGATGTCCTCCATGGCCCTAACTCTTCCTCTAGTAAAGAGTAGGTGTTCTTGTAGATCAGCCACCTGCTTGCTGAACTCTGTAGCTTCCTGATCCAGGCGACGATCAAAGCTCACACTCTCAAAGTCCACACtagagacaatacaatacaactttaTTTTCCATTTTGGGAGAGGTTTGTCTTGTAGAATAGAAAACAACATACCTTTCAGGagtaggagctaggggttaggggctaggaGCTAGGGGCAAGGCACTGAGCTTGTTTCAGGACTGGCACACACTCACCTGTCCACCCTCACTCTCATGTCGTCAATCTCGGTCTTCACACCCCTCAGGTCCTTACTCATTCTTTGTAACATCTATAGGGGAAGAcaaactcaattcaattcaattaaattgtcTTCATTCCTTCCTGAGAGGCAATTATTGACACCTAAATTAAAGAATATTGGACGAAACACAACATTGGGCAGTGTTTTTAAACTTTGAAGGTATGTCTATTTAAAGGGTTAGATTGACGTGTCTCACCTCGGAAATGTCCTGTTGCTGGTTTTCTTTCTGTTTCATcatttcaatctctccctgcaagacacacacatgcaacatGTCCATCATGATtgaggtcaattccatttaaattctaGTCAATTGAGAAAGTGAACCAAACTCCAATTTAAATGAAAAATGTTCAGAATTGAAAAGCATAAGAGACTAGGAATTGGAATTTTAGTGTACTTCCCTGAAATGATGGAATTAAAATAGAATTGACCCCAACCTATTTTCGGGACctatctctcccccccccccccccttctctcactttctctctctctcaccagtaTTGTATCCATTTGCATTTCGAAAGCTGAATTCATGATAGGAGTTCCATGCTGTAGAAAGAGATTCAACAAGTCCTTATTGGACAATCAGGCTCGTAACTTCAATGCAACATTCACCCAAtcaatgcatagataatagacatgagACAAACAGTAGGGCTAAGTACAGTATTAGACAGATGAAAAACAGGTCCTTACCGTAGTCTTTTGAGTCAGATCAGGTCGAGGGTCAGGTTGAGTCGGTCGGGTCATCAGATTAAGGTTCATGGTGGGGAATGCAGTCGAAAACAGGAATACTGCTGGGAAGACATTGTAGTACTAGTTACACAGAGGACATCTAGTTGAGTAGGAGGACATTTAGATGTGTA includes these proteins:
- the LOC124016508 gene encoding SUN domain-containing protein 2-like isoform X2, which codes for MPRRSARLVTGGYYNQPSDDESSSCISYRESPVRVFNKKRTGGHNDSSRSSQASSTVSATNFTNERNINADDIDLAPTLRVTQRRQTFLSPSSVAPSVALEPSLRFSSMSYSSGYCSEEPQRPRTCSSRSFSSGFGTRTDAIFTRSWLPSWLPFWFAILLFLLPFLLTFVFLFSTAFPTMNLNLMTRPTQPDPRPDLTQKTTHGTPIMNSAFEMQMDTILGEIEMMKQKENQQQDISEMLQRMSKDLRGVKTEIDDMRVRVDSVDFESVSFDRRLDQEATEFSKQVADLQEHLLFTRGRVRAMEDISDTLQHQVTSIKNQPPPTLTPTNTHLTPEFIEAMGKWLRDRLAQDERQDVKQVVKDCSRPLADKMPNFALESQGASIVTSRCSETYKTGSARVSFLGIPLWSPSESPRTVIQGQLVQPGKCWPFHGAQGTMTVALSHPVHVTHVTMEHISTAVSPTGHIDSAPKDFAVYGITTDSEEGTLLGTFMFNQAGDPIQTFKLPNPNRVYRYVELRIISNWGHQDYTCVYRFRVHGKMPSA
- the LOC124016508 gene encoding SUN domain-containing protein 2-like isoform X1; protein product: MPRRSARLVTGGYYNQPSDDESSSCISYRESPVRVFNKKRTGGHNDSSRSSQASSTVSATNFTNERNINADDIDLAPTLRVTQRRQTFLSPSSVAPSVALEPSLRFSSMSYSSGYCSEEPQRPRTCSSRSFSSGFGTRTDAIFTRSWLPSWLPFWFAILLFLLPFLLTFAVFLFSTAFPTMNLNLMTRPTQPDPRPDLTQKTTHGTPIMNSAFEMQMDTILGEIEMMKQKENQQQDISEMLQRMSKDLRGVKTEIDDMRVRVDSVDFESVSFDRRLDQEATEFSKQVADLQEHLLFTRGRVRAMEDISDTLQHQVTSIKNQPPPTLTPTNTHLTPEFIEAMGKWLRDRLAQDERQDVKQVVKDCSRPLADKMPNFALESQGASIVTSRCSETYKTGSARVSFLGIPLWSPSESPRTVIQGQLVQPGKCWPFHGAQGTMTVALSHPVHVTHVTMEHISTAVSPTGHIDSAPKDFAVYGITTDSEEGTLLGTFMFNQAGDPIQTFKLPNPNRVYRYVELRIISNWGHQDYTCVYRFRVHGKMPSA